In Candidatus Tectomicrobia bacterium, the genomic stretch CGCCTGCTTCTCCGCCTCGACCATCTGAATGATCTGGTTCGTCCCCTTCCGGACGAGCGTGACCGGGATGCCGAACTTTTGCGTGAAATTCTTGGTGATCTTGAGAGACACCTCGCGTGACATCGAGGTGTAGTAGACGACCTTCCCCTCCTTCTTCGCCGCGGCGACCAGCTTGGGATCGTACTGCTCGGCCGCGCACGCGCTCGGCGAAAAAGCCGGGAGCGCCGCCGCGGCCCAAATAACAGCGAGGAGGACGGCGATTCGGTGCCTCATGAACATTCTCCTTCTTCTCGGGTGACTCTCTTTTCGGTCAGATGTAGTGCGACGCGCCGCCGTCCACTTCCACCGTGACGCCGGTGACGAAGCTGGCGCGCCCGGAGGCGAGGAAGACCACCACATTGGCCACTTCCTCCGGGGTGCCCAGGCGGCCCAGCACCGAAACGCGCTCCCGGTTGCGCTTCGCCTCCTCGACGGAGATGCCGAGACGCTCCGCGATCCAGCCGATGCGCTCCGGCATCCCCTCGGTGAAGATCGGTCCGGGGCATACGTTGTTCACGAGGACGCCGTGCTTCCCTCCCTCGTGCGCGAGCGTCTTGGTGAAGCTGTTCAGGGCCGCCTTCGTCAAGGAGGTGGCCATGTCGCCCGGTAGGTGGACCTGCTTTCCGGCCAGGCCGGTGATGTTGATGACGCGCCCCCCGCCGTTCCGGGTGAGGTAGGGCCAGGCGGCCCGCGAGCCGCGGATGGCGCTCATCACGTTGCGGTCGATCTCCTTTTGCCAGTCCGCGTCCGATATCTCGGCGATCCCGGCCAGCTTGATTTGCCCCACGTTGTTCACCAAGATGTCGAGGCCGCCCATGGCCTCGGCCGCCTGCTTCACGACGCGTTCGCAATCCTCGCTCCGGCTCATGTCCGCGCCGAAACTGAAGACCTGCGCTCCCGTTTCTTTTTGGATTTTCTCGGCCGCCTGCCGGAGCGGTCCAGGACGCCGGGCGCAGATGGCCACCTGGGCGCCCTCCGCCGCCAGCCCCAGCGCGCAGGCGCGCCCGATGCCCTCGCTGCTCCCCGTGACAAGGGCGCGCTTGCCCCTCAAGCCCAGATCCATGCCGTCCCCTCCGGTCGACCGGCCTCGCCCGATTTCATTTTGGATGGGCCCACCATAGCACAAACCATGGGACGCCGGAATCGGAGCTCCCGAGATTAGGCGCCGCCCGCCTTTTTTCGGATTCGCAAGAATAAAGGACCCATGCTCCCTCCTCCCCCGCCACTTGGAGGCACGGGGGGAGAACGGAAGTTCCATGAACTGGATCGCCGAAGCCTAAGCGGATGCGTCAGGCGAGGTGGGGTGCCGTCCGTTTCGGGTCGGCCGCATTAAACCCCTGCTGGACGGCCGCCGAAATCAAATCGACCACTGCCAGGCTCGTCTCCATCGGGAGGCCATCCACGCTCGTCCCCACCCAGCCCTCGATACCGTCCACCAGTCCGGCCGAGGCCGCCGCCTCCAGGAGACGGCGTTCCCGCGCAGAGGTATGCAAGAGGGCGCCGTTGCCCGTCAGCATCGCGAGGCATCCGGCCAGGGCGGCGGCGCCCCAATTGGAGACGTCCGCAATCAGGGCCACCTCCGCCGCCGTGCGAGGCGCCGTCCCGCCCCCGCAGGGGCAGCGGCACTGCTTCCCGAAGGGGAGGTTCTCCCGGATCACTTCCGCGAAAGCGCCCAGGCCCGACTCGTTCCCCGCATCCCCGATGGCGACGGTGAGAACCCCCCGCCGTTTGGCTTCCTCGAT encodes the following:
- a CDS encoding SDR family oxidoreductase, with the translated sequence MDLGLRGKRALVTGSSEGIGRACALGLAAEGAQVAICARRPGPLRQAAEKIQKETGAQVFSFGADMSRSEDCERVVKQAAEAMGGLDILVNNVGQIKLAGIAEISDADWQKEIDRNVMSAIRGSRAAWPYLTRNGGGRVINITGLAGKQVHLPGDMATSLTKAALNSFTKTLAHEGGKHGVLVNNVCPGPIFTEGMPERIGWIAERLGISVEEAKRNRERVSVLGRLGTPEEVANVVVFLASGRASFVTGVTVEVDGGASHYI